One genomic region from Epinephelus fuscoguttatus linkage group LG8, E.fuscoguttatus.final_Chr_v1 encodes:
- the thrap3a gene encoding thyroid hormone receptor-associated protein 3 isoform X1 has translation MSRSTKSASRSRSRSRSRSRSRSTSRSRSRSRSRSRKRHYRSRSRSWSRSRSPPHNREKKYPRGYQQNNREFRGWHRGFRRPYNFRGRGRGYFPRGRFQRGGGSGGYNNNNNNNNFRPNWKNYKQYPQKQQQQQNYSRGRSHNVQQRSGSPPCGHAHHSDRSSSPLSRHSQHSSSSSHSSSPKCTPALLLTNQNSKDVKEELSASKEVQKGGGGGGGGGGGGGGGGGDGEAVELVGVLAGDAKEATSSGKTEGNWQGLTDCSSSPKRASPLASSAVIVNQNSQTTNQSTESPKITNDISNGAPSWKTVSSSSTTKKSSHEGLNPMLSSFDFFSNEEYLDGDKTAISIAFRQFLEEQQNKKAKALENGKNTEANDVDMEQGKVNGKAPVNHSDSVSRKHKEDIDGEVSLNSFLKASPFLSADGEEEEEMVIKPQSKSLHKDWHNGDESFKPKIKVTNSARELFDERFGKWQNVSYSQVANCDLDTMAEDMYLSRKQDKAAAIAAALAKRELAGKCEELSPDMGGKARKIAKSPSIQSATPPPRRNSDRELRGEDSPFMSSRKQETKLNVRMDFLGDSLISSDILAEERQLSQDLVQASKKDQEFRSIFDHVKAAQIQRSPSELFAQHIVTIVHHIKAQHFPSCGMTLNERFTMYQRRAAEKEMMKPRKSPEIHRRIDVSPRAFKKHSQLFEAMKSSEDGTYKDGGEKMKGDPMDLRLDIERRKKYSTHDREYDQDRGRDMGDSPDCSRERSVEKFSKCRERSKKHKKKRSRSSSSSSSSSSKSQKEDLPHGKSDPKDKGFNKARLGQRESPGPPERGRPRGGFQVRIRGRGWNRANYQGNCSQSNNMANMAVHPKNEDWDPEYTPKSRKYYLHDDREREAEHKWVDNRGRGRGGFSRGRARFMIRKATGCPNTNSPKWAHDKFQINGEQGDAREEETEQDHKDGEMDGENT, from the exons ATGTCCAGATCCACGAAATCAGCCTCAAGGTCTCGGAGCCGCTCGAGGTCCCGGTCAAGATCCCGCTCCACCTCTCGCTCCAGGAGTCGCTCCAGATCCCGGTCCAGGAAGCGTCACTACCG CTCTAGGTCTCGGTCATGGTCAAGATCTCGTTCTCCACCTCATAACCGGGAGAAGAAATATCCAAGGGGATACCAGCAGAACAACCGTGAGTTCCGGGGCTGGCACCGCGGCTTCCGGAGGCCGTACAACTTTAGGGGCCGAGGGCGGGGCTACTTCCCACGTGGACGCTTCCAgcgtggtggtggtagtggtggctataacaacaacaacaacaacaacaacttccGCCCCAACTGGAAGAATTACAAGCAGTACCctcaaaaacagcaacagcagcagaatTATTCACGAGGACGCTCTCACAACGTCCAGCAACGCTCAGGAAGTCCCCCTTGTGGTCATGCTCACCACTCTGACAGATCCTCCTCACCATTATCCAGACACTCGCAGcattcttcctcttcctcacacTCCTCCTCTCCCAAATGCACGCCAGCCTTGTTGCTGACTAACCAAAACTCCAAAGATGTAAAAGAGGAGCTCTCAGCCTCCAAGGAGGTCcaaaagggaggaggaggaggaggaggaggagggggagggggaggaggaggagggggagatggAGAGGCAGTTGAGCTTGTCGGGGTGTTGGCAGGAGATGCCAAAGAAGCCACAAGCAGTGGGAAAACTGAAGGGAACTGGCAGGGCCTgacagactgcagcagcagtcCAAAGAGAGCGAGTCCTCTGGCAAGCTCTGCTGTTATTGTTAATCAGAACAGCCAAACTACTAACCAGTCTACAGAGTCCCCTAAAATCACAAATGACATCAGCAATGGCGCCCCCTCCTGGAAGACGGTGTCTAGTTCAtccacaacaaaaaaatcctcaCACGAAGGTCTAAATCCAATGCTGTCCAGCTTTGACTTCTTCTCCAACGAGGAATACCTGGATGGAGATAAAACAGCAATCTCCATCGCCTTCAGACA GTTTTTGGAGgagcagcaaaataaaaaagctaAAGCTTTGGAAAATGGCAAGAACACAGAAGCCAATGATGTGGATATGGAACAAGGAAAAGTGAATGGCAAAGCACCAGTGAATCACTCTGACTCGGTGTCAAGAAAGCACAAAGAGGACATTGATGGTGAAGTGTCTCTGAACAGCTTTTTGAAAGCGTCCCCTTTTCTGTCTGCTGAcggggaggaagaagaggagatggTAATCAAGCCTCAGTCAAAGTCACTTCACAAAGACTGGCACAATGGAGACGAGTCCTTTAAgccaaagatcaaggtcactaaCTCAGCCCGGGAACTGTTTGATGAACGCTTTGGCAAATGGCAGAATGTGTCTTACTCCCAGGTAGCTAACTGTGACCTTGACACCATGGCAGAGGACATGTATCTCAGTCGTAAGCAGGATAAAGCAGCGGCCATTGCTGCTGCCCTCGCCAAGAGGGAGTTAGCAGGAAAATGTGAGGAACTGTCTCCAGACATGGGTGGTAAAGCCAGGAAGATTGCAAAATCTCCTTCCATCCAATCTGCTACACCACCACCAAGAAGGAACTCTGACAGAGAGCTCAGGGGAGAGGACTCGCCTTTCATGTCCTCAAGAAAACAGGAAACTAAATTAAATGTCAGAATGGATTTCCTCGGAGATAGCCTGATAAG ctctgATATTTTAGCTGAGGAGCGACAGTTGTCTCAGGATCTTGTGCAGGCCTCTAAAAAGGATCAGGAGTTCCGCTCCATCTTTGATCATGTTAAGGCTGCTCAGATACAGAGGAGTCCCTCTGAGCTGTTTGCTCAGCACATTGTCACCATCGTTCACCACATTAAAG CTCAGCACTTTCCGTCCTGTGGAATGACTCTAAACGAGCGATTCACCATGTACCAAAGACGAGCTGCTGAGAAGGAAATGATGAAGCCAAGAAAAAGCCCAGAGATACACAG GCGAATTGATGTTTCACCAAGAGCTTTTAAGAAACACTCTCAACTTTTTGAGGCGATGAAAAGCTCAGAGGATGGCACTTACAAG GATGGCGGGGAAAAAATGAAGGGTGATCCAATGGACCTTCGTTTGGATATTGAGCGCCGTAAAAAATACTCCACCCATGACAGAGAATATGATCAAGATCGGGGAAGAGACATGGGAGATTCCCCAGACTGTAGTAGAGAGAGAAGTGTGGAAAAGTTCTCCAAATGCCGTGAGAGATCAAA GAAACATAAGAAGAAGCGCTCTCGCTCAAGTTCGTCCTCGTCTTCTTCGTCCTCTAAGTCCCAGAAAGAAGATTTGCCCCATGGCAAGTCTGATCCCAAAGATAAAGGCTTTAACAAGGCCCGACTGGGTCAGAGAGAGTCACCAGGACCGCCTGAAAGAGGAAGGCCACGTGGAGGATTT CAAGTCCGAATTCGGGGAAGGGGCTGGAACAGAGCCAATTATCAGGGAAACTGCTCACAAAGTAACAACATGGcaaacatggcagtgcacccAAAAAATGAGGACTGGGACCCAGAGTACACACCCAAAAGCAGAAAATACTACTTG CATGATGACAGAGAACGGGAGGCGGAGCACAAATGGGTGGACAACCGAGGGCGAGGACGGGGAGGCTTCTCGCGTGGAAGGGCGCGATTCATGATCCGCAAAGCCACTGGGTGCCCCAACACCAATAGCCCCAAATGGGCGCATGACAAGTTCCAAATCAACGGGGAGCAAGGTGACGCCCGGGAAGAGGAGACAGAACAGGACCATAAAGACGGAGAAATGGACGGGGAGAATACTTGA
- the thrap3a gene encoding thyroid hormone receptor-associated protein 3 isoform X3: MSRSTKSASRSRSRSRSRSRSRSTSRSRSRSRSRSRKRHYRSRSRSWSRSRSPPHNREKKYPRGYQQNNREFRGWHRGFRRPYNFRGRGRGYFPRGRFQRGGGSGGYNNNNNNNNFRPNWKNYKQYPQKQQQQQNYSRGRSHNVQQRSGSPPCGHAHHSDRSSSPLSRHSQHSSSSSHSSSPKCTPALLLTNQNSKDVKEELSASKEVQKGGGGGGGGGGGGGGGGGDGEAVELVGVLAGDAKEATSSGKTEGNWQGLTDCSSSPKRASPLASSAVIVNQNSQTTNQSTESPKITNDISNGAPSWKTVSSSSTTKKSSHEGLNPMLSSFDFFSNEEYLDGDKTAISIAFRQFLEEQQNKKAKALENGKNTEANDVDMEQGKVNGKAPVNHSDSVSRKHKEDIDGEVSLNSFLKASPFLSADGEEEEEMVIKPQSKSLHKDWHNGDESFKPKIKVTNSARELFDERFGKWQNVSYSQVANCDLDTMAEDMYLSRKQDKAAAIAAALAKRELAGKCEELSPDMGGKARKIAKSPSIQSATPPPRRNSDRELRGEDSPFMSSRKQETKLNVRMDFLGDSLISSDILAEERQLSQDLVQASKKDQEFRSIFDHVKAAQIQRSPSELFAQHIVTIVHHIKAQHFPSCGMTLNERFTMYQRRAAEKEMMKPRKSPEIHRRIDVSPRAFKKHSQLFEAMKSSEDGTYKDGGEKMKGDPMDLRLDIERRKKYSTHDREYDQDRGRDMGDSPDCSRERSVEKFSKCRERSKKHKKKRSRSSSSSSSSSSKSQKEDLPHGKSDPKDKGFNKARLGQRESPGPPERGRPRGGFHDDREREAEHKWVDNRGRGRGGFSRGRARFMIRKATGCPNTNSPKWAHDKFQINGEQGDAREEETEQDHKDGEMDGENT; the protein is encoded by the exons ATGTCCAGATCCACGAAATCAGCCTCAAGGTCTCGGAGCCGCTCGAGGTCCCGGTCAAGATCCCGCTCCACCTCTCGCTCCAGGAGTCGCTCCAGATCCCGGTCCAGGAAGCGTCACTACCG CTCTAGGTCTCGGTCATGGTCAAGATCTCGTTCTCCACCTCATAACCGGGAGAAGAAATATCCAAGGGGATACCAGCAGAACAACCGTGAGTTCCGGGGCTGGCACCGCGGCTTCCGGAGGCCGTACAACTTTAGGGGCCGAGGGCGGGGCTACTTCCCACGTGGACGCTTCCAgcgtggtggtggtagtggtggctataacaacaacaacaacaacaacaacttccGCCCCAACTGGAAGAATTACAAGCAGTACCctcaaaaacagcaacagcagcagaatTATTCACGAGGACGCTCTCACAACGTCCAGCAACGCTCAGGAAGTCCCCCTTGTGGTCATGCTCACCACTCTGACAGATCCTCCTCACCATTATCCAGACACTCGCAGcattcttcctcttcctcacacTCCTCCTCTCCCAAATGCACGCCAGCCTTGTTGCTGACTAACCAAAACTCCAAAGATGTAAAAGAGGAGCTCTCAGCCTCCAAGGAGGTCcaaaagggaggaggaggaggaggaggaggagggggagggggaggaggaggagggggagatggAGAGGCAGTTGAGCTTGTCGGGGTGTTGGCAGGAGATGCCAAAGAAGCCACAAGCAGTGGGAAAACTGAAGGGAACTGGCAGGGCCTgacagactgcagcagcagtcCAAAGAGAGCGAGTCCTCTGGCAAGCTCTGCTGTTATTGTTAATCAGAACAGCCAAACTACTAACCAGTCTACAGAGTCCCCTAAAATCACAAATGACATCAGCAATGGCGCCCCCTCCTGGAAGACGGTGTCTAGTTCAtccacaacaaaaaaatcctcaCACGAAGGTCTAAATCCAATGCTGTCCAGCTTTGACTTCTTCTCCAACGAGGAATACCTGGATGGAGATAAAACAGCAATCTCCATCGCCTTCAGACA GTTTTTGGAGgagcagcaaaataaaaaagctaAAGCTTTGGAAAATGGCAAGAACACAGAAGCCAATGATGTGGATATGGAACAAGGAAAAGTGAATGGCAAAGCACCAGTGAATCACTCTGACTCGGTGTCAAGAAAGCACAAAGAGGACATTGATGGTGAAGTGTCTCTGAACAGCTTTTTGAAAGCGTCCCCTTTTCTGTCTGCTGAcggggaggaagaagaggagatggTAATCAAGCCTCAGTCAAAGTCACTTCACAAAGACTGGCACAATGGAGACGAGTCCTTTAAgccaaagatcaaggtcactaaCTCAGCCCGGGAACTGTTTGATGAACGCTTTGGCAAATGGCAGAATGTGTCTTACTCCCAGGTAGCTAACTGTGACCTTGACACCATGGCAGAGGACATGTATCTCAGTCGTAAGCAGGATAAAGCAGCGGCCATTGCTGCTGCCCTCGCCAAGAGGGAGTTAGCAGGAAAATGTGAGGAACTGTCTCCAGACATGGGTGGTAAAGCCAGGAAGATTGCAAAATCTCCTTCCATCCAATCTGCTACACCACCACCAAGAAGGAACTCTGACAGAGAGCTCAGGGGAGAGGACTCGCCTTTCATGTCCTCAAGAAAACAGGAAACTAAATTAAATGTCAGAATGGATTTCCTCGGAGATAGCCTGATAAG ctctgATATTTTAGCTGAGGAGCGACAGTTGTCTCAGGATCTTGTGCAGGCCTCTAAAAAGGATCAGGAGTTCCGCTCCATCTTTGATCATGTTAAGGCTGCTCAGATACAGAGGAGTCCCTCTGAGCTGTTTGCTCAGCACATTGTCACCATCGTTCACCACATTAAAG CTCAGCACTTTCCGTCCTGTGGAATGACTCTAAACGAGCGATTCACCATGTACCAAAGACGAGCTGCTGAGAAGGAAATGATGAAGCCAAGAAAAAGCCCAGAGATACACAG GCGAATTGATGTTTCACCAAGAGCTTTTAAGAAACACTCTCAACTTTTTGAGGCGATGAAAAGCTCAGAGGATGGCACTTACAAG GATGGCGGGGAAAAAATGAAGGGTGATCCAATGGACCTTCGTTTGGATATTGAGCGCCGTAAAAAATACTCCACCCATGACAGAGAATATGATCAAGATCGGGGAAGAGACATGGGAGATTCCCCAGACTGTAGTAGAGAGAGAAGTGTGGAAAAGTTCTCCAAATGCCGTGAGAGATCAAA GAAACATAAGAAGAAGCGCTCTCGCTCAAGTTCGTCCTCGTCTTCTTCGTCCTCTAAGTCCCAGAAAGAAGATTTGCCCCATGGCAAGTCTGATCCCAAAGATAAAGGCTTTAACAAGGCCCGACTGGGTCAGAGAGAGTCACCAGGACCGCCTGAAAGAGGAAGGCCACGTGGAGGATTT CATGATGACAGAGAACGGGAGGCGGAGCACAAATGGGTGGACAACCGAGGGCGAGGACGGGGAGGCTTCTCGCGTGGAAGGGCGCGATTCATGATCCGCAAAGCCACTGGGTGCCCCAACACCAATAGCCCCAAATGGGCGCATGACAAGTTCCAAATCAACGGGGAGCAAGGTGACGCCCGGGAAGAGGAGACAGAACAGGACCATAAAGACGGAGAAATGGACGGGGAGAATACTTGA
- the thrap3a gene encoding thyroid hormone receptor-associated protein 3 isoform X2 — translation MQKHTSSRSRSWSRSRSPPHNREKKYPRGYQQNNREFRGWHRGFRRPYNFRGRGRGYFPRGRFQRGGGSGGYNNNNNNNNFRPNWKNYKQYPQKQQQQQNYSRGRSHNVQQRSGSPPCGHAHHSDRSSSPLSRHSQHSSSSSHSSSPKCTPALLLTNQNSKDVKEELSASKEVQKGGGGGGGGGGGGGGGGGDGEAVELVGVLAGDAKEATSSGKTEGNWQGLTDCSSSPKRASPLASSAVIVNQNSQTTNQSTESPKITNDISNGAPSWKTVSSSSTTKKSSHEGLNPMLSSFDFFSNEEYLDGDKTAISIAFRQFLEEQQNKKAKALENGKNTEANDVDMEQGKVNGKAPVNHSDSVSRKHKEDIDGEVSLNSFLKASPFLSADGEEEEEMVIKPQSKSLHKDWHNGDESFKPKIKVTNSARELFDERFGKWQNVSYSQVANCDLDTMAEDMYLSRKQDKAAAIAAALAKRELAGKCEELSPDMGGKARKIAKSPSIQSATPPPRRNSDRELRGEDSPFMSSRKQETKLNVRMDFLGDSLISSDILAEERQLSQDLVQASKKDQEFRSIFDHVKAAQIQRSPSELFAQHIVTIVHHIKAQHFPSCGMTLNERFTMYQRRAAEKEMMKPRKSPEIHRRIDVSPRAFKKHSQLFEAMKSSEDGTYKDGGEKMKGDPMDLRLDIERRKKYSTHDREYDQDRGRDMGDSPDCSRERSVEKFSKCRERSKKHKKKRSRSSSSSSSSSSKSQKEDLPHGKSDPKDKGFNKARLGQRESPGPPERGRPRGGFQVRIRGRGWNRANYQGNCSQSNNMANMAVHPKNEDWDPEYTPKSRKYYLHDDREREAEHKWVDNRGRGRGGFSRGRARFMIRKATGCPNTNSPKWAHDKFQINGEQGDAREEETEQDHKDGEMDGENT, via the exons atgcaaaaacacactAG CTCTAGGTCTCGGTCATGGTCAAGATCTCGTTCTCCACCTCATAACCGGGAGAAGAAATATCCAAGGGGATACCAGCAGAACAACCGTGAGTTCCGGGGCTGGCACCGCGGCTTCCGGAGGCCGTACAACTTTAGGGGCCGAGGGCGGGGCTACTTCCCACGTGGACGCTTCCAgcgtggtggtggtagtggtggctataacaacaacaacaacaacaacaacttccGCCCCAACTGGAAGAATTACAAGCAGTACCctcaaaaacagcaacagcagcagaatTATTCACGAGGACGCTCTCACAACGTCCAGCAACGCTCAGGAAGTCCCCCTTGTGGTCATGCTCACCACTCTGACAGATCCTCCTCACCATTATCCAGACACTCGCAGcattcttcctcttcctcacacTCCTCCTCTCCCAAATGCACGCCAGCCTTGTTGCTGACTAACCAAAACTCCAAAGATGTAAAAGAGGAGCTCTCAGCCTCCAAGGAGGTCcaaaagggaggaggaggaggaggaggaggagggggagggggaggaggaggagggggagatggAGAGGCAGTTGAGCTTGTCGGGGTGTTGGCAGGAGATGCCAAAGAAGCCACAAGCAGTGGGAAAACTGAAGGGAACTGGCAGGGCCTgacagactgcagcagcagtcCAAAGAGAGCGAGTCCTCTGGCAAGCTCTGCTGTTATTGTTAATCAGAACAGCCAAACTACTAACCAGTCTACAGAGTCCCCTAAAATCACAAATGACATCAGCAATGGCGCCCCCTCCTGGAAGACGGTGTCTAGTTCAtccacaacaaaaaaatcctcaCACGAAGGTCTAAATCCAATGCTGTCCAGCTTTGACTTCTTCTCCAACGAGGAATACCTGGATGGAGATAAAACAGCAATCTCCATCGCCTTCAGACA GTTTTTGGAGgagcagcaaaataaaaaagctaAAGCTTTGGAAAATGGCAAGAACACAGAAGCCAATGATGTGGATATGGAACAAGGAAAAGTGAATGGCAAAGCACCAGTGAATCACTCTGACTCGGTGTCAAGAAAGCACAAAGAGGACATTGATGGTGAAGTGTCTCTGAACAGCTTTTTGAAAGCGTCCCCTTTTCTGTCTGCTGAcggggaggaagaagaggagatggTAATCAAGCCTCAGTCAAAGTCACTTCACAAAGACTGGCACAATGGAGACGAGTCCTTTAAgccaaagatcaaggtcactaaCTCAGCCCGGGAACTGTTTGATGAACGCTTTGGCAAATGGCAGAATGTGTCTTACTCCCAGGTAGCTAACTGTGACCTTGACACCATGGCAGAGGACATGTATCTCAGTCGTAAGCAGGATAAAGCAGCGGCCATTGCTGCTGCCCTCGCCAAGAGGGAGTTAGCAGGAAAATGTGAGGAACTGTCTCCAGACATGGGTGGTAAAGCCAGGAAGATTGCAAAATCTCCTTCCATCCAATCTGCTACACCACCACCAAGAAGGAACTCTGACAGAGAGCTCAGGGGAGAGGACTCGCCTTTCATGTCCTCAAGAAAACAGGAAACTAAATTAAATGTCAGAATGGATTTCCTCGGAGATAGCCTGATAAG ctctgATATTTTAGCTGAGGAGCGACAGTTGTCTCAGGATCTTGTGCAGGCCTCTAAAAAGGATCAGGAGTTCCGCTCCATCTTTGATCATGTTAAGGCTGCTCAGATACAGAGGAGTCCCTCTGAGCTGTTTGCTCAGCACATTGTCACCATCGTTCACCACATTAAAG CTCAGCACTTTCCGTCCTGTGGAATGACTCTAAACGAGCGATTCACCATGTACCAAAGACGAGCTGCTGAGAAGGAAATGATGAAGCCAAGAAAAAGCCCAGAGATACACAG GCGAATTGATGTTTCACCAAGAGCTTTTAAGAAACACTCTCAACTTTTTGAGGCGATGAAAAGCTCAGAGGATGGCACTTACAAG GATGGCGGGGAAAAAATGAAGGGTGATCCAATGGACCTTCGTTTGGATATTGAGCGCCGTAAAAAATACTCCACCCATGACAGAGAATATGATCAAGATCGGGGAAGAGACATGGGAGATTCCCCAGACTGTAGTAGAGAGAGAAGTGTGGAAAAGTTCTCCAAATGCCGTGAGAGATCAAA GAAACATAAGAAGAAGCGCTCTCGCTCAAGTTCGTCCTCGTCTTCTTCGTCCTCTAAGTCCCAGAAAGAAGATTTGCCCCATGGCAAGTCTGATCCCAAAGATAAAGGCTTTAACAAGGCCCGACTGGGTCAGAGAGAGTCACCAGGACCGCCTGAAAGAGGAAGGCCACGTGGAGGATTT CAAGTCCGAATTCGGGGAAGGGGCTGGAACAGAGCCAATTATCAGGGAAACTGCTCACAAAGTAACAACATGGcaaacatggcagtgcacccAAAAAATGAGGACTGGGACCCAGAGTACACACCCAAAAGCAGAAAATACTACTTG CATGATGACAGAGAACGGGAGGCGGAGCACAAATGGGTGGACAACCGAGGGCGAGGACGGGGAGGCTTCTCGCGTGGAAGGGCGCGATTCATGATCCGCAAAGCCACTGGGTGCCCCAACACCAATAGCCCCAAATGGGCGCATGACAAGTTCCAAATCAACGGGGAGCAAGGTGACGCCCGGGAAGAGGAGACAGAACAGGACCATAAAGACGGAGAAATGGACGGGGAGAATACTTGA